TCAGATTCTAAGCTTATTAATAATCCTACGGTTTTAAGTATGAAGAGTTTTGTAGATTTTGAAATAGGGGCTTCTTTACAATTTGGATATATGTATTTTCTATCTGATAGAATGGCTTTGAGCATATTAGCAGAGTTTGGATATAGCCATGATAGTTATTCTTATAGGTCTAAAGATTTAAAAAACACTTATTCTTATTATTTTGAAAATATTCTTGTTGGGGTTTTGCCTAAGTTTAGTATAGATAATTTTTCTATTGGTTTTGGAATAGGTGTAAAGATGCCTACTACGGTAAATTATATAGAGAAAGTTAATAATAAAAATGTTTACAATACAAGCTTATATTATAGCGAAGCTGCTCCCATTACTTTTATTAAACTAACTTTTGATTATTCATTTCCTATCAATAGATATTTAAATATTAATCTTGGAAGCTATATTCTTTATGATGTGTTTGTACGTGTTAATAATCCTAATTATCAATATCATAATATAAGTGCCCTTAGTGTGGGGATGCAATTAGCTTTAAGATTTATTATATAATAAAAAATAAGGAGTGTACTTATGCATACTATTAATGTAAAAACTAACTCAAGATTTGACATTATAGACATAACAGAAGAGGTTAGAAGATGTGTTTTAGAAGAGAGGGTAGAATCAGGCATAGCTGTTATATTTACCCCTCACACCACTGCAGGTGTCGGCATCAATGAAAATGCCGATAGTAATGTTTTATTTGATATGAAAAATGCTTTTAATAAGGTAGTTGCTCAGCATGATAATTATAGACACTCTGAAGGCAATTCACAGGCGCATGTTTTGTCATCTTTGGTTTCGCCTAGTTTAACGGTTATAATAGAAAATAGAGATATAGTTTTAGGTGTTTGGCAGGATATATATTTCTTTGAGTTTGATGGGGCGAGAAACAGAAAAGTTTATGTACAAGTAATGAAAAAATAATTAGTATTATTGCACTTGGGAGGAGTAGCCCTTGTGCAATAATATTTAGGTTAATGTTTGTCTATTTTTGAAGTTTCTTTTTTATAAAGTTTATAATTGAACCAATTAAGTCTATTAATATTCACATATATGTACCTTTTATAATAAATAGTATATACAAAAAAAGTTATTTGTCAATATACATATACGAGGTATTTTAAAAAATCATTGGGTGAAAATGAACGCCGTTTTCTACTTTTATATTGTCGTAAATGGCAACAAAGCCCAATTTCTTATAGAAGTCTACAGCATAATCGCTAGAATTAACAGAATATTTATCGCTTGGCATTATATCTTTAACTTTTTCAAATAGACTCTTTCCTAAACCTAGTCTAAAATACTCATCATCAATAAATAAAAGTGATATATGATTATAATTTCTTATTTCTATAAAGCCTATAATAATATTTTTTTTTATATCTTTTGCTTTAAGAATTAGAGAGCCGTCAATATATGTTCTCATTAATAAGTTATCATAATTAATAAATGTTAATATATTATTTATCCCTTCATCTGTATCTAATGATGAATTGTATTTAAGATATATTCTTTTAGCTAAATTGCTAATTTCTTCTAAATCTTCTAATTGAGCTTTTTCTATTTCAAAATCATTATTGCTGAAACACATTCATAATTCTTTGAAATGGCAAATGATTAGTGTCTTTAATAAAATTGCCGTTTTTATAATATCTCAAATAAGGAATAAGGTCATTTTTCCATTCATTTTCTTTGAAGTTCATAAACTCTTCATAAAGACCGCTTTCATTATATATACATATAAATACAGTTAAATCTACTTCACTATTTTGTTCATTAGCATTTAATTCTCTTTTTAATCCTTTCCAATCTCCGCACCAATTTTGTGTAAATACAGCAAGCACATTCTCTGAAGCATTTTTTATATTGCTGCTTACTTCTTTATTTTCTATAATGTATTTCATTTCATTATCATCTATGTTTTTAAAAGTTATCATAATATCTCCATTTATTATTTAATTATTTTATTATGAAATAATATAGCATATAACATTTTTTATCAATATATTATGCTTTCAAATTTTTCTATTACTTCATTTGGTTTTATCACTTCTCGGCATTCAAAAGTGTTAAGGGAGCATTTTCTGCCGCCGCAGATGCAAGCTTTATTATCTGGTTTTTTTTCTATTATATGGCTGTTAACACCTATTGGGAGGTTTATACCGGCGGGTGTGGCAAAATATAAAGCCAAAGTAGGTATGCCAACTATAGAAGCAACATGCATAGCTCCGGAATCATTTCCTATAAATCCATCGCATAGGCTAAGTATGGCAGCTATATTATCTAATGAAGTATATGGTATAATAGGCTCTTTGTTTAGCATTGCAGATATTTTATCAGATATTTCTTTTTCGCTTGGAGTGGTTATAAATAAAGCCAAAGCATTATGTTTATGAGATAAATAATTTATAACTTCAGCAAAATATTCTTCTTTCCAGATTTTACCAAAACTATTAGTAGCTCCTATTCCATATGCAAATATTTTTTTGTTTTCAGGGTTTATAGTTTTAATATATTCTTTGGCATTATTTAGAATATCTTCTTTTATATTTAGTTTTATAGTTGGTCGAGATTTTTTTATATTTAAAGTTTTAAGTAAATTAACATAATAATCTGAAGTATGCCACCACCTAACAGGCTCTCTTTCTACTATATCCGTAAGCATAAAACTCCTATAATCAGCCCTATATCCTATGCGTCTTTTTATGCCATGCCCAAATATCCTAAAAGCACTTTCAAAAGAATTAGGAAAAAGTAAAGCAGCATCAAAATTATATTTTCTCAAAGCAGGAAATCTTTTTAATTCTATTACATCATCAACTAATCCGCTTACAGTAAGTATTCCAAACATAGATTTTTTTGCTAATGCAGTTATTTTAATATCTTTATATTCTTCTTTTATTAAATGTATCGCAGGTAAAGACATCACTATATCACCAAGCCAATTTGGAGCATGTATTAATAAGTTTTTTATTTCGTTCATTAAGATATATCCAGCTGAGAAATGAACTCTTCATATTTAGCTATAATGCCAATACAAACATTTCTATTCATAACAAGTTTATTAGTCTTTCTAGTATTAATAAAATAATCATAAAGCATAGCAAAATCATTTCCATAAAAAGTGCTAAGCCAAGTGTCTCTCGCTTCATCTACAATAGAAGTATTTTTAGATTTTATTATATAATAACTTAATTTCTCTTCTTTATCTTGAAGAGATATAACAATCTCTATTTCATTATCATTTATTAAAGTAATTTGATCTTGTATATATGTTTTTTCTATTATATTGTCATTATTTTTTATAATTGATTCTTCTTTATCTATGATGTTGTTAGAAAAACAGTAAACATTTTCAAATATTATTTTTACTATAAATGGTTTTATATCCAAATTAATAGCTTTTGTTTCTATTAAAGTTTTAGCTAATTTATTTACTCCTGTATCAATAAGAGTTAATACAAGTTTATTATTGTTATCATCTATTTCTAAATTATCAATAATACATCCATGCATCTGATTAAGCCCCAAATAGTTTAAAGATTTTCCAAGTCTATTTGAGTTTGATAAAATAAAATTTCTATATATTTTTTCTTCTATAAAAACATCATCAAATACTTTATCATCTAATATAATAGCATTTTTATCAGCCCTTATTTCGTATTGATTATAAAATATAGTTTCGTATATGCTAGGTGAAAGCAAAGGTGCTAGCTCATATAATTTTTTATTACTATAATAACATTCCATACTAACTTATATAACGTTTCCTATATTTTTTATATCATATTCCATATTAAATAATTGATATTTTGTTTTTATATTTTGTTTAATTAAATTACTATTAACGCAACTGCATATCACATCTATATTTTTTTCTTTAGAGATTTGTTCTGCTATCTCTTCGCCTTTTATAATATCTTCTAAAGTAGTATCATTCATAAGATGAGTATTATTTACTATCCCTGTAACCTTTAATGCAAGTGTAGCTTCTATAGAGATGAGATGACCTAAAGCAAGTTCAAAAGTGGAGTTTTCTTTTCTGTTGGCATTTAAAACAAAAAATACATCAGTTTCATCTGTTTGAACACACTCTCTAAAAGTGGCAAAAGATAAGCTTCCAACAGAGTTTCCTCCCATATCTATTATTCCTACAATATCTTTATTATTAAATATAGAATAAACTTCAGCAGACACAGCAGGCAAATCTGAACCAGATTGAGGCAAGTAGCTTCCTATTATTTTTATATCTTTATCTTTTAAGTTTTGAGCATGTTCTCTTGAGCGAAAATAAGGATTTACAACATCCAAGTCTGCTATATATATTTGTTTGTCTGTTTTGTTTCTTAAATAGATGGCATAATTAATGGAGAATGTTGTTTTCCCTGATCCATAATGCCCGCATATTATAGTTACTCTATTATTTTTTATATTCATATCCACCTACATTAAAAAACTTTCTTATAGAATATTTCATATTATAATATAATATATTTTAGAATATTTTCAAATTTTAGTATACATAATTATTATGTAATTATTATAATAGTATGTTTTTTATAAAAAAAATAATTTTATAATAAATAATTTTATAAGTTTTATATATTATATATGTAAGTTATAAATATATATTTTAAGTATATGTAAAAAAAATAATTAAATTAAAAATATAGTCGATACTATATTATAGTTTAAAGTAGGTAAAATATTATGAGATATATATTAATAATGATGTTTTTGTTTTGTTTAAATTTGTTTAGTCAGAATGCAACTAATGACGCTTATACTCCGCCTCAAAATAATAACAACAATACAACAACAGAAGAAGAAAGTTATATCACAAATGATTCTATAGTTGGAAGAAAACCAGCAATAATTAATGTACCTATTACTGGATTTAAAAATATAAGATTAGGCTCTACTAGAGAAGATACGATTAGAGCCATATTGGAAGATAATACTATGATGCTTCCTAAAGAATATATGCTTAATACTAATGGAGTAGATTTAGCTTCAGAAGAGAGTGATACTTTTTTGTCTTTAGAAGAGAATAAGTTTTATAAGAGCGGATATTTTATTTTTAAAGATGATTCATTATATTCTATTACTATATATTTTCAGCCCGATCAGGTGGATTTTTTAGAGTTACTTTCTTCTTTATCTGTAAAATACGGCAAGGGAGCTTTTTTGGATGCAGAAACTGTTTCTTGGCAGAATGGGGATAATAGAATTATATTAGAGCGTCCTAGTATTGTTAAATATCTCAATATGAATAATATTACAACTACTTCGCAAACTAGAATAAGAGAGAAAGAATCTATACCTCCTCAAAACAATAGAAAAGAGATATTGGAAGGGCTTTAATTTTTTATGAATAATATTTTAACAATTTTTTTATTTGTTTTATTTAGTTTATTTGTTTCTTGCGGGAGCGGCAGCGAGAAAGTAGAAATTATTTTAAGCGATGATGAAAACAAAGAGGCTATTGAAGTAAAAAATTATGATGAAGATGCATTAAAAACATCGGCTTTAAAATCTTTAGAAGAGTTTTTGTCTTTACCGTATGATGAAGAGAGCGTGAAGTTAGCTTATAATAATTTTTATTCATCTAGCTATAAAGAAGTTTTAGCTAAGACCCGTAATGTAAAAAATGCAGATGAATATGCTGCATCGAACCCTTCATTAGATTTTGAGTTTGAAACAAAGATAGATAAAGTTTACAGCATAAAGCTTGAGGGGAAAAATGCTTATATAGATGTTGGTACTTCAGTTTATGATAGGGTAAATAAATCTACAGCAAATATGAGACAAACATTTATTATGGCTCAGGAAGGCGATAAGTGGGTTATTGATTAATAATTATGTAAATCTTATAAAAATATAAAAAATCTATACAAAAGAATATTAATAACAAAAAAATATTAATGAAAATAATAATATACCGACAATATTAACATAATACTTTATTTAGGAGTTTAACCTTGAAAGAGCCAATAATAGCTGGTGTAGATATCGGCACTTCATCAATAAAAACTGTAATAGCAAGGGTTAATGAGGATAAACTTGATATTATAGGGATAGGGGAGAGTGAGAGTGACGGCATTAGAAAGGGTATTATAGTAAATATAGATGCTGCTGCTGATGCTATAGAGAAATCTATCAACAAAGCGGAAGATATGGCAGGACTTCAGGCTCCTGATGTTATAGCTACTATAGGCGGCGACCATATAAGCGGAATGAATAGTAAAGGGGTTATTGGTGTTAATACAAAAGATAAAGAAATAACTCCATTAGAAATAGAGAGAGTATTAGAAAGTGCTAAAAATGTTCGTTTGCCTTCAGATGTAGAGATTATAGAAACAATAGAACAGGAATATTCTTTAGACGGTCAAGATGAGATAAAAAACCCTATAGGAATGTCTGGAACAAGATTAGAAACAAAGGTTCATCTTATCACTGGGCTTAAATATGTAAGTGAGAACTTAAGAAGAACTTTAAATAAAATGAAGTTTAGCGGCAAAGATTTTATAGTGAGTGTACGCGGAAGTGCTGAGGCTTGTCTTACAGAAGATGAAAAAGAGCTTGGGGTAGTTGTGTTTGATATAGGGCATTCTACTACATCGCTCATGGTATTTTTGGAAGGCTCTGTTTGGCATACTGCTGTTATACCTATAGGAAGTCAGCATATTACTAATGATATAGCTGAATGTTTAAGAGTAACTATTCCTACAGCAGAAAAATTGAAATGTGAATATGGCTGTGCTTTTGTGGATATGGTAGGCGACAGAGAGATAGTTGAAGTTCCTACTGCAAGCGGCGAAAGTAAAGCCATACTTAAAAAGTCTTTAACAGAAATTATACAGGCTAGGGTAGAAGAGATACTTAGCTTATGCGGTAAAGAATTATCAAAGATGAAGTATATAGATTCTTTATCTGCTGGTATGGTATTTACGGGAGGAGGTGCATTACTTCCCGGTTTGGTTGAATTAGCTAAGGCATATCAAAGAACAGTAAAAGGAGCTATGCCTATTACAGCGAGAATAGGTGTTCCTAATAATATTTACGGCATTAGAGATATTGCTAATAATCCTTCTTATTCTGCTGTTATTGGCATACTTATGATGAGCTTAGATGAGGCTACTAAAGTTAATATACCTAATGCTAAAAAAACAGGCGATAAGAAAAAGTTTAAGTTTAATATAAAAAAGTCATTTATGGAGTTTTTTAAATAATAAATATTTTTAATAAAATTATAATAAAAACTATACTCATCAAATAAGTTCCATTTTGTATTTTAATTTAAACATTATGTCAACTAAAATTACATATTATTTTTGTAGATTTAGTTATTTTTATTAAATCTACTTGACAAATTGGGTAATTTAGTGTATAAAATACTATTATTATGCTTATTAATTAGTACAAGGAGTGCAATAAATTATGAAAAAGTTATTCGCAGTATTAGCTTCTATTTTTGTTGCTGCATCTGCTTACGGTGTAACAAATTCAACTTTAATTGATTTTGCTATAACAGGTAATGCTGATAACTTGCAGCCTGCAGGAGATGATACAAATGAAGTAGTTTCTGTTCAGCAAAATCTTTACAACGATAACTGGGTAGTATGGTTGAATGAATCTGCTAGATTAACAGAAAACCGCAGGAATTCATATGTTACTAACGTAGATAGTAAAGGTAATAACGGAGCTTGGGAAGCTGGTAAAGTTCTTGGTGTAAGAGTACATTTCCCTCTACAAGCTTGGAATAGCTATGCTTTAGTAAAACCTGCTTTTCAACTTGAAATGTACGGCGGAACTGACGGTACAAAATATACAGACGGTAAAGGTGTAGTACACAATGTTGGCGAAATTAAATCTATTAGCTCTTGGGTATATGGACGTAATTATTTAGTTACTTATTTTGTAAACTTACAAAATGAATTAGGTGAATTAAAATCTTATCCTATGGGTGCTCTTTACTTCAGCGGTTGGAGACAATTAAGATGGGAAAACAGAGAGTATTTAGCTAATGTTCGCGACAGAGTATTAGTAAGAAAACCTCTTTATCCTAGAATGATCCCTTCTGTAAAATTAGACTCTTTAGGTTTCTATAGAACTAAAGATACTCAAGGTGGTGATTTCATTACTTATGTTAAAGATATAACTATGGAATATGATGTAGTAGTTGTTGATTTCGAAGAAGATATCGATGATGAAGCTACTTGGCAGTTATTAAAAACTGAAAACGAAAGAAAACAAGCTATTGAAAATGCTAGAGTTCGTGAAGCTGCTGAGTTACAAGAATTAGAACAAAGACGTATTAATGGTGGCGGTGATGCTCAGCAACAACAAGATACTGGTGCTGCAGCAACTGAAACTACACAAACTGAAGAAACTGCTGCTCAATAATAATTAAGTGAGTTTTTGAAAGTTTTTTAAGGGGAAGCAAATATTTATGTTGTTTCCCCTTATTTATGTTTTTTGTATTCTTTGATATTTATATAGTGCTTTTAAGGATTTGTTTATGAAACTTATGAATGAACCTATTTTGGATAAAAATAATTCTTTATATATTTGTATAGATTTGCAAGCTAAACTTATGCCTTCTATGGATAATTTAGATACTCTTATAAAAAAGTCTAATATATTACTTAAAACTTCTGAGATATATGATATACCTGTTTTGGTCACTGAGCAGTATCCTAAAGGTTTAGGAGCTACTGATGAGAGAGTAATGCTTCCTAAACATCATAAATTATTTTCTAAGGATCATTTTAGTGTATTTGCTACTGAAGATTTTGTTGAGGAGTTTAATAATTTAAATAAAAAGAATATTATAGTATTTGGAGCTGAGACACATGTATGCGTATATTATAGTGTGTATCATTTGCTTCAAAATGGATATAATGTTTATGTGGTTGCTGATGCTTGTGCTTCTAGAACTGACAATGATAAGCAAATTGGTTTAGAACAGATGAGGAAATTGGGGGCTAATATTATAAGTACAGAGATGGTTCTTTTTGGATTTATAGAAGGTTCAAAAGTACCTAATTTTAAAGATTTAAGTAATTTATTAAAAAATTAAGTATAATATTTTATAATAAGGAGAATAATTATTATGAGAAGAAAACTTATAGCTGGTAACTGGAAAATGAATAATACTAATAAAGAGGCTTTAGAGTTAGTAAATCAGTTAAAAGATTTAGTAAAAGATGCTAAAGACAGAGACATTATGATAGCACCTACTTTTACTTGTTTAAGTGATGTTTGTAATGCTATTAAGGGAAGCAATATAAAATTAGGAGCACAGAATTTATATTATGAAGAGAAGGGTGCTTTTACAGGACAGATTTCTGCTGATATGCTTTTGGCTGTAGGATGTGAGTATGTTATAATTGGTCACTCTGAATGCCGTGACATATTTGGTGAAAAAGATGAGCTTATAAACAAAAAAGTAAAAAGAGCTTTAGATAAAAATTTAGTACCTGTTTTATGTGTAGGTGAACATTTAGAAGAGAGAGAGAAGGGAATTACTTCTGATATAGTAAGCAGTCAAGTAAAAGAGGCTTTTAAGGGTTTAAGTGAAGCTGAGGCTAAAAAAGTAGTTATAGCTTATGAACCTGTATGGGCTATTGGTACTGGTAAAACTGCTACTCCTCAAGATGCTGATGATGTACATAAAACTATAAGAGATACATTAAAGTCTATTTATAATGACAGTGTTGCTGAGGGTATGATTATACTTTATGGCGGAAGCGTTAATGAAAAAAATGCTGATGATTTACTTAATATGCCTAATATAGATGGTGCTTTGGTTGGCGGTGCTTCTTTAGTTGCTGATAAGTTTGCTAGAATAGTTAATTATATAGCTAAGTAAGTTATTAAATAATTTTTATTTGTAAGGGGGGATATAAATCCCCCCTTGTTTTATTTTTTCATTTATATTATTATAGTTAAAATATAATTTATGGGTTTTTAAATGAAAAAAGTTGTTTATATTTTTTTGTTATTTTCTTCTTTGCTGTTTTGTCAAAATATAGATATATCAAAAAAAGATTTTTATTTTCTTAAAGGAAACATTGGCAGTACTCCTATAAGTATGTATTTATATATAGATAATAATAATCTATCAGGTAAATATTATTATGACACTATAAAGCAGATTATTGATATAAAGGGTAGTATAAATGGAAATACATTTCGTCTTAATGAGAGCATTAATGATAGGGTAATAGGTTCTTTAGAAGGTGAAATTAGTGATGATATGATTTTTACTGGTAATTGGATTTCGGCTGACAAAAATAACACTTTCAACTTTTCTTTTTCTCTAGACAATAATTATCCTATAAATAAAATTAGGATTATAAATGCTAAATTAGATATTAAAGATGATAATGGAAGTTTTGAATCGAGTAGAGATGCTGTTGTTATAGAAAATGACAAAAACATAAAAGCTATAAATAGAATATCTTTAGACATTGATGATACTAAATCTATAGATGAAGAAAAAGTTATAGATACACTTAATAATTTAATTTCATCGCAATACAATACTTGGAAAGAAACTATAGAAGAAAATGATAAGTTTAATATGCAAAGAAGTATTGAGGTGTCATTTATAGATGAGAATATAATATCATTTTCTATATATAATTATTCTTATGCAGGCGGAGTTCATGGCATATACAATGTTCAGCCTAATATATATTTAATATCCACAGGAAAGAGAATTGGTTTAAGTGTATCAGAGCTTATAGATGATGTTGCTGATATTGATTTAATTAATTTGATGCGTTCAAAACTTACAAAAACTATGTCAGAATCTGATTTCTTTGATTTTGAGAGTATTACATTAAGCGATACATTTGACATTACTCCCACAGGTATCAAGTTTATATGGCCTGCTTATAAAATATCCGATTATGCACATGGTATTATTGAAATAGAGTTTAGATATTCTGAATTAAAGCCTTTTGTAAAACAAGATTCTGTATTTATGTATTTATTTGAATAGGTGAGTTTTTTATGAATGATAAAGATATACACCCTATAATGAAAGAACTTATAAAAGTTACTAAGTCTATGCCTATGCCTGTGGTAACAGAGATAAAACTAATCACAAATAGAGATGCTTATAAAATATTAATTTCTACTATGCTTTCTCTTAGAACAAAAGACCCTACAACAAGAGATGCTTCTATGAGGCTGTTTGAAAAGGCAGGAAGTGCAAAAGAGATGATAAAGCTTACAGAAGAAGAGATTGCTAAACTTATTTACCCTGTTGGTTTTTATAATGTGAAAGCAAAAAATATACTTGAAGTTTCTCATATGATTATTAATGATTATAATGGTGAAGTACCTGATGAGATAGATGAGCTTTTAAAACTCAAAGGGGTAGGGAGAAAGGTTGCGAATTTAGTAGTTACAGAGGCTTTTGATAAAGACGGCATATGTGTTGACACGCATGTACATAGAAT
This is a stretch of genomic DNA from Brachyspira sp. SAP_772. It encodes these proteins:
- a CDS encoding secondary thiamine-phosphate synthase enzyme YjbQ, translated to MHTINVKTNSRFDIIDITEEVRRCVLEERVESGIAVIFTPHTTAGVGINENADSNVLFDMKNAFNKVVAQHDNYRHSEGNSQAHVLSSLVSPSLTVIIENRDIVLGVWQDIYFFEFDGARNRKVYVQVMKK
- a CDS encoding GNAT family N-acetyltransferase, translating into MCFSNNDFEIEKAQLEDLEEISNLAKRIYLKYNSSLDTDEGINNILTFINYDNLLMRTYIDGSLILKAKDIKKNIIIGFIEIRNYNHISLLFIDDEYFRLGLGKSLFEKVKDIMPSDKYSVNSSDYAVDFYKKLGFVAIYDNIKVENGVHFHPMIF
- a CDS encoding glycosyltransferase family 9 protein; this translates as MNEIKNLLIHAPNWLGDIVMSLPAIHLIKEEYKDIKITALAKKSMFGILTVSGLVDDVIELKRFPALRKYNFDAALLFPNSFESAFRIFGHGIKRRIGYRADYRSFMLTDIVEREPVRWWHTSDYYVNLLKTLNIKKSRPTIKLNIKEDILNNAKEYIKTINPENKKIFAYGIGATNSFGKIWKEEYFAEVINYLSHKHNALALFITTPSEKEISDKISAMLNKEPIIPYTSLDNIAAILSLCDGFIGNDSGAMHVASIVGIPTLALYFATPAGINLPIGVNSHIIEKKPDNKACICGGRKCSLNTFECREVIKPNEVIEKFESIIY
- a CDS encoding ATP/GTP-binding protein; this encodes MNIKNNRVTIICGHYGSGKTTFSINYAIYLRNKTDKQIYIADLDVVNPYFRSREHAQNLKDKDIKIIGSYLPQSGSDLPAVSAEVYSIFNNKDIVGIIDMGGNSVGSLSFATFRECVQTDETDVFFVLNANRKENSTFELALGHLISIEATLALKVTGIVNNTHLMNDTTLEDIIKGEEIAEQISKEKNIDVICSCVNSNLIKQNIKTKYQLFNMEYDIKNIGNVI
- the ftsA gene encoding cell division protein FtsA, yielding MKEPIIAGVDIGTSSIKTVIARVNEDKLDIIGIGESESDGIRKGIIVNIDAAADAIEKSINKAEDMAGLQAPDVIATIGGDHISGMNSKGVIGVNTKDKEITPLEIERVLESAKNVRLPSDVEIIETIEQEYSLDGQDEIKNPIGMSGTRLETKVHLITGLKYVSENLRRTLNKMKFSGKDFIVSVRGSAEACLTEDEKELGVVVFDIGHSTTSLMVFLEGSVWHTAVIPIGSQHITNDIAECLRVTIPTAEKLKCEYGCAFVDMVGDREIVEVPTASGESKAILKKSLTEIIQARVEEILSLCGKELSKMKYIDSLSAGMVFTGGGALLPGLVELAKAYQRTVKGAMPITARIGVPNNIYGIRDIANNPSYSAVIGILMMSLDEATKVNIPNAKKTGDKKKFKFNIKKSFMEFFK
- a CDS encoding flagellar filament outer layer protein FlaA — protein: MKKLFAVLASIFVAASAYGVTNSTLIDFAITGNADNLQPAGDDTNEVVSVQQNLYNDNWVVWLNESARLTENRRNSYVTNVDSKGNNGAWEAGKVLGVRVHFPLQAWNSYALVKPAFQLEMYGGTDGTKYTDGKGVVHNVGEIKSISSWVYGRNYLVTYFVNLQNELGELKSYPMGALYFSGWRQLRWENREYLANVRDRVLVRKPLYPRMIPSVKLDSLGFYRTKDTQGGDFITYVKDITMEYDVVVVDFEEDIDDEATWQLLKTENERKQAIENARVREAAELQELEQRRINGGGDAQQQQDTGAAATETTQTEETAAQ
- a CDS encoding hydrolase — encoded protein: MKLMNEPILDKNNSLYICIDLQAKLMPSMDNLDTLIKKSNILLKTSEIYDIPVLVTEQYPKGLGATDERVMLPKHHKLFSKDHFSVFATEDFVEEFNNLNKKNIIVFGAETHVCVYYSVYHLLQNGYNVYVVADACASRTDNDKQIGLEQMRKLGANIISTEMVLFGFIEGSKVPNFKDLSNLLKN
- the tpiA gene encoding triose-phosphate isomerase; translation: MMRRKLIAGNWKMNNTNKEALELVNQLKDLVKDAKDRDIMIAPTFTCLSDVCNAIKGSNIKLGAQNLYYEEKGAFTGQISADMLLAVGCEYVIIGHSECRDIFGEKDELINKKVKRALDKNLVPVLCVGEHLEEREKGITSDIVSSQVKEAFKGLSEAEAKKVVIAYEPVWAIGTGKTATPQDADDVHKTIRDTLKSIYNDSVAEGMIILYGGSVNEKNADDLLNMPNIDGALVGGASLVADKFARIVNYIAK
- a CDS encoding PdaC/SigV domain-containing protein, with the translated sequence MKKVVYIFLLFSSLLFCQNIDISKKDFYFLKGNIGSTPISMYLYIDNNNLSGKYYYDTIKQIIDIKGSINGNTFRLNESINDRVIGSLEGEISDDMIFTGNWISADKNNTFNFSFSLDNNYPINKIRIINAKLDIKDDNGSFESSRDAVVIENDKNIKAINRISLDIDDTKSIDEEKVIDTLNNLISSQYNTWKETIEENDKFNMQRSIEVSFIDENIISFSIYNYSYAGGVHGIYNVQPNIYLISTGKRIGLSVSELIDDVADIDLINLMRSKLTKTMSESDFFDFESITLSDTFDITPTGIKFIWPAYKISDYAHGIIEIEFRYSELKPFVKQDSVFMYLFE
- the nth gene encoding endonuclease III; amino-acid sequence: MNDKDIHPIMKELIKVTKSMPMPVVTEIKLITNRDAYKILISTMLSLRTKDPTTRDASMRLFEKAGSAKEMIKLTEEEIAKLIYPVGFYNVKAKNILEVSHMIINDYNGEVPDEIDELLKLKGVGRKVANLVVTEAFDKDGICVDTHVHRISNRFGYVHTKTPEETEFALRKKLPKEYWRVYNDTLVVYGQNLCKPISPLCSECTVSQYCDYFKNKK